A single window of Xiphophorus hellerii strain 12219 chromosome 12, Xiphophorus_hellerii-4.1, whole genome shotgun sequence DNA harbors:
- the seta gene encoding SET nuclear proto-oncogene a: MSATATKVSKKELNSNHDGADETSEKEQQEAIEHIDEVQNEIDRLNEQASEEILKVEQKYNKLRQPFFQKRSELIAKIPNFWVTTFVNHPQVSALLGEEDEEALHYLSRVEVTEFEDIKSGYRIDFYFDENPYFENKVLSKEFHLNESGDPSSKSTEIKWKSGKDLTKRSSQTQNKAGRKRQHEEPESFFTWFTDHADAGADELGEVIKDDIWPNPLQYYLVPDMDDEEGEGEEDEEDEEGLEDIDEEGDEDGEDDEEDEGEEGEEDEGEDD; the protein is encoded by the exons atgtctgcCACGGCGACGAAAGTGAGTAAAAAGGAGCTGAACTCGAACCATGACGGAGCGGACGAGACCTCCG agaaAGAGCAGCAAGAAGCTATTGAACACATTGATGAAGTTCAAAATGAAATTGACAG GTTGAATGAGCAGGCCAGTGAGGAGATCCTGAAAGTAGAACAGAAATACAACAAACTCCGTCAGCCATTCTTTCAGAAGAGGTCAGAGCTGATCGCCAAAATTCCCAACTTCTGGGTCACCACGTTTGTCAACCATCCACAAG TATCTGCTCTACTGGgggaggaggatgaagaagcGCTTCACTACCTGAGCCGAGTGGAGGTGACAGAGTTTGAAGACATCAAGTCAGGCTACAGAATAGATTTT tattttgatgaaaatccgtactttgaaaacaaagtaCTATCCAAAGAGTTCCATCTGAACGAGAGTGGAGACCCATCTTCAAAGTCAACCGAAATCAAATGGAAATCAGGAAAG GATCTCACCAAGCGGTCCAGTCAGACACAGAACAAGGCCGGCAGGAAGAGGCAACATGAAGAACCTGAGAGTTTCTTCACTTGGTTCACCGACCATGCTGATGCCGGTGCTGACGAGCTTGGGGAGGTTATCAAGGACGACATCTGGCCAAACCCCTTGCAGTACTACCTG gttccagacatggatgatgaagagggTGAAggtgaggaggatgaagaggacgAGGAGGGTCTGGAGGACATTGATGAGGAGGGGGATGAAGATGGagaggatgatgaagaggatgaaggagaagaaggagaG GAGGATGAGGGAGAAGACGACTAA